In Polaribacter pacificus, the genomic window AGAAAATTCGATGGGAGTGGTACACCAATCACATGGCGATTTAAAAGCGCTTTCATCTCATTTGCTTAGTGAACCTGCTATTGTTGCAGGCATGGCAAATGCCACCTTAAAAAGCAGTACCACCAATTGGTCTGAGATGGTTGCAAACTATGATCTTATTAGAAATGCCATAGAAGCGAGTATCCCTGGTTTTGAAAATTACAACACAAGAGTAAGACAGCCTGGAGGATTTTATTTACCTAACAATGCAAGAGCAAATGATTTCTCTCCAACACACACAGGTAAAGCAAATTTCACAGCCAACAAGCCCTCTGATATACAATTAAAAAAGGATCAATTTTTAATGATGACCATACGTACACATGATCAATACAATACCACTATTTATGGCTTGGATGATCGTTATCGAGGGGTTTTGAATGAGCGTAGGGTTATCTTTATGAATCCAGAAGACATGAAAAACTTAGGGATTAAAAAACTTGATTTGCTAGATTTAACTAGTCATTTTAATGGCGAAGAAAGAACAGCAAAAGGGTTTTTAGCCATCCCTTATGATATTCCTAAACAATGTACCGCTACGTATTTTCCAGAAACCAATGTATTGGTTCCGTTAAATAGTACGGCCACCATCAGCAATACCCCAACCTCTAAGACAGTAATTATTAGTTTACACAAACACTAAATTTATTTTGAAAAAATTAGCACTACTACTCATATTAGGAGGCTCTATCCATTTTAGTTCTGGACAAGAATTAGGTTTCCCAAGCAAAACACATCAAAAAGCTTTTATTGGCTTGGATTACCTCTCGGTTAAAATGCCATTTGATGCCATCTTAGGGCTGCCAGAAGACAATATGGGTTTAACTGGAATCCACTACAATCTATGGCTTAACAAATCAATCTATGCAGGTGCTGGTTTTTACGGTTCTGTTAACGGAATAAGAGGTGGCTTGTTTACCTTAGGCCTTAATGTTGGTATAAAAAAAGAGTTAAGCAAGCATTGGTTTGTTGATGCTGGTATTCATTTTGGCGGCGGCGGCGGAGCAAGTGCACCTGACGGTGGTGGAGCCTTTCTATTACCTCATCTAAACTTGGGCTATGCTTTAAACAACTTTTCTGTAACCGCAGGCTATAGTGCTATCAATTTTTTTGACAAGGGAAACATTAGCAGCCAACAATTAAATTTTGGAGTACAGATTCCTGTCTCTTTTGATTACAGCTTATTTAAAGAACGTGAGCAGTCTTATACAGTAACCGACTTAGTAAAAAGCTCTTGGAACCAACCTTCTAAAAGAATTTCTCTACTCTTACATCTCAACAATTTAAGCCCGTATGGCGATTCAAAATTAACAGACGGCTCTTTATTAAAAGGCAAAACAATTCAATTGGCTGGTTTTGAAATTAACTCGTATTTTAACGATCAATGGTTTGCTTTTTTTAAGGCAGATGGAGCCTATCACGGAATCCAAGGTGGCTATATGGATCTTTTCTTAGGAGGAGGCTATCATTTTTCTATGAACAAAGATAGAACCAACATCTTAGCCAAATTTGGTCTTGGAGCTGGAGGTGGCGGCGGCGTTGATAGTGGCGGTGGTTTTTTTATCTATCCAGACCTCTCAATTGAACAACGACTTTTTGATGAAGTCTATCTAGCCATTAACAAAGGCTATTTGATGAGTTTAAACAATCATTTTTCGGCTACTACTCTTGGTTTTGGACTTAAGTACTATGTACATCAACAAGGACTTAGCAGTACTGATGGCAGTCAACTAGAAGACGTAAAAATTAAAGGAGTTCAATTTATTTTAGGGCAAGAAATGTATTTGAATGCCGATAGAATGATAGAACCCACAGAGCATTTGCATCAATTTGCCTTACAGGTAAATATTTTTATGAACAAACATTTGTATTTGGCTGGCCATACCTCATTTGCAGATTTCGGAAACGCAGGTGCTTATGCAGAAGGTTTGGTCGGTGCGGGATATCGATCAAAAAAACTCGGTAAGACAAACGCAAGCCTGTTTGGACAGGTATTGCTTGGAGCAGCTGGTGGTGGAGATATTGGTACAGGTCAAGGACTCATTGTAAAACCAAGTGCCGGTCTTGATTACAAGCTAAACAATCAACTTAGTTTACGAACTGCCTTTGGCTATGTAAAAGCTAGAGGAGGCCTTTTAAGTAGTCCAAGCATTTCTCTTGGGATAAATTATAGCTTGGGTATTTTAACAGCTAAATAAAAACACGTATTTTAGATTTTTATTTACACAAACAATCACTAACTAATTACACAACAACATGAAAACCATTCGATTATTAGCGGCAGCTCTTATCTTATTTACAGCCTGTAAACCAGAAGAAAAGAAAGCGACTTCGGAGCTTAGTCCAGAAATGCTAGCAAAAGCGAAAGCCATTCACCAAAGAGTAATGACTTTAGATACACACAACGATATCAATGTTAGAAACTTTACAGAAGAGGTAAACTATACCCAAGAATTAGACAATCAAGTAAACTTACCTAAAATGAAAAAAGGTGGTTTGGATGTTTCTTGGTTTATCGTCTATACAGGTCAAGGTGATTTAACTCCAGAAGGCTATGACAAAGCATATAAAAATGCAATGGATAAGTTTAATGCGATTCACCGTTTAACAGAAGAGATTGCTCCTAATGACATTGAATTAGCCCTTAGCTCTGCAGATGCAAAACGCATCTATGCTTCTGGAAAAAAAGTAGCCATGATTGGAATAGAAAATGGATACCCTGTTGGAACTGATATCAATAGAGTAAAAGAATTTTATGACTTGGGTGCTCGTTATATGTCACTTTCTCACAATGGACATAGTCAACTTTGTGATTCAAACACTGGTGAAGCAGATGACACTTGGTTGCACAATGGTGTAAGCGACTTAGGTAAAGAAGTACTTAAAGAAATGAACAAATGGGGAATCATGATCGATGTATCTCACCCATCTAAACAAGCCATGAAAGACATGATTGAATTGTCTAAAGCTCCTATCATTGCTTCTCACTCTTCTGCTAGAGCTCTATGTGATCACAGTAGAAACTTAGATGATGAGCAGTTAGAATGGTTAAAGAAAAACGGGGGTGTTGTACAAACC contains:
- a CDS encoding dipeptidase, with the translated sequence MKTIRLLAAALILFTACKPEEKKATSELSPEMLAKAKAIHQRVMTLDTHNDINVRNFTEEVNYTQELDNQVNLPKMKKGGLDVSWFIVYTGQGDLTPEGYDKAYKNAMDKFNAIHRLTEEIAPNDIELALSSADAKRIYASGKKVAMIGIENGYPVGTDINRVKEFYDLGARYMSLSHNGHSQLCDSNTGEADDTWLHNGVSDLGKEVLKEMNKWGIMIDVSHPSKQAMKDMIELSKAPIIASHSSARALCDHSRNLDDEQLEWLKKNGGVVQTVAFNSYVNTEKNNAYNKVVQEFMADFAKEQGFTIMSRAEARKLPQEEQQSYYEKYMKIRTQAQAKMAENPDKFDPVNVADFVDHIDYMVKKIGIDHVGISSDFDGGGGVEGWNDASETLNVTIELVKRGYTEAEIEKLWSGNLLRVLDEVEAIAKKIQNGEAV